The following is a genomic window from Terriglobales bacterium.
ACCTGCGGGCCCGCATCCAGCGTGAAGTTTTGGGAACCAAAAAGCGCCCACTTCTCGCCAGGCTTCTGCCAGCCTTTGCCGCAGCGGCCGCTTTCCTCGTGATCGCATATCTGGGCACGGTCTTTTCACTGCGCAGGATCGAGCGTCAGCAGGTTCTTGCGCAGGTCGCCGACATTCACGTGACCGACCTGGCCAGCGCCTCTCCGGTGGATGTGGTTTCCAGCGATCGGCACACCGTGAAGCCGTGGTTCCAGGGCCGGTTGCCGTTCACCTTTGATCTGCCAGAGCTGGGCGGATCGGAGTTCACGCTGGTGGGAGGACGCGTAGCTTATCTTGGCGGCGAACCGGGAGCCGAGTTGCTTTACAAGATTCGCAGTCACTATCTGACGGTGCTGATCCTTCGCGATAGTCCGAGCGTGCGGCTTGAGGGCGAGCGGGAAGCGAGCCAGTCGAATTTTCATGTTCGCAGCTGGGAGCAGAATGGGCTGCGCTACTTTCTGATCACGGATGCGGCTTCAGGCGACGGCGCGAAGCTCAGCGAGATGTTTAAGAGTGCGGAGCGCGGCTAGACACGTGGCGTGGACACTCTTGTCCGCCGCGCCTGCTTCCTGGACCGTCCGATTCGCCTCGAGCAACTTTCGTGATTGTCATCACGAGGAGGACGCCAGTGCGACGAGGGATCTGCAGTTCCTGCCCTTTCATTATCCGTAGGCCTGTTACGCCTTCCGAAACGCCAGCACCGCATTCAACCCGCCAAACGCAAACGAATTTGACAGCGCGTACTCGACTTCCGCGCGTCGCGCACAGTTGGGTATCACGTCCAGATCGCACTCGGGATCGGGCTCGTTGTAATTGGCGGTAGGTGGCAACACATTGTGGCCCAGGGCAAGTAGCGTGGCCACAGCTTCCAGTGCTCCGGCAGCTCCCAGACCATGCCCGTGCATTGACTTGGTGGAGCTCACCGCCACTTTGTTGGCGTGCGCGCCGAGCGCAAGGCGAATCGCCTGCGTTTCGGTGGGATCATTTACCGGCGTCCCAGTGCCGTGCGCGTTAACGTATCCCACGGCTTCGGGGACGATACCGGCGTCGCGCATGGCGTTGCGCATGGCCAGCGCCGCTCCTTCCGCGGAGGGCTTCGTGATGTGCTCGGCGTCGGAGCTCATTCCGAACCCCACCAGCTCCCCATAGATCGTCGCTCCCCGCGCTCGTGCCGCCTCCATGGGCTCCAGCACCAGCATGCCGGCGCCTTCCCCAAGCACCATGCCCTTGCGATCGCGGGAAAACGGCCGGCAAGTTTCGGGCGAGACCACCCGCATGGCTTCCCAGGCCTTCAGGATGCCGAAGCTGAATGGCGCTTCGCTTCCTC
Proteins encoded in this region:
- a CDS encoding zf-HC2 domain-containing protein encodes the protein MQTECETWQSKIDPYIDAELSEKEEAALSEHLKSCPACSGEALGRMRLKQANQIVGRRYRPEPDLRARIQREVLGTKKRPLLARLLPAFAAAAAFLVIAYLGTVFSLRRIERQQVLAQVADIHVTDLASASPVDVVSSDRHTVKPWFQGRLPFTFDLPELGGSEFTLVGGRVAYLGGEPGAELLYKIRSHYLTVLILRDSPSVRLEGEREASQSNFHVRSWEQNGLRYFLITDAASGDGAKLSEMFKSAERG
- a CDS encoding beta-ketoacyl-[acyl-carrier-protein] synthase family protein, whose protein sequence is MADRRVAVTGMGIISALGLNLEENWASLEAGRPGIGPISLADVSSLKFQNGAEVRDYKQDDHFQSNQADFWDRFAQFALVAAREAVCRTGLSEGRQKLSPGLSERVAVITGSCVGGQSTEDIGFVDVYKKGGNRVHPLTIPKTMANAGASCIAMEFGIRGPAYTISTACSSANHAIGQALWMVRQGMVDVAITGGSEAPFSFGILKAWEAMRVVSPETCRPFSRDRKGMVLGEGAGMLVLEPMEAARARGATIYGELVGFGMSSDAEHITKPSAEGAALAMRNAMRDAGIVPEAVGYVNAHGTGTPVNDPTETQAIRLALGAHANKVAVSSTKSMHGHGLGAAGALEAVATLLALGHNVLPPTANYNEPDPECDLDVIPNCARRAEVEYALSNSFAFGGLNAVLAFRKA